In Plasmodium brasilianum strain Bolivian I chromosome Unknown PB_00_05, whole genome shotgun sequence, a single window of DNA contains:
- a CDS encoding uncharacterized protein (Plasmodium exported protein), producing the protein MKKNFNSIIFIKIFIFTFLFWIIRYNNNLNSCNGLLDEKYKLDRDLYLTTNRQLAHHSVNRNFDGRYNKVLDEEHISKNKQDILSQNKELKESELKREEWHKVNKSSNSSLSSRADVFCEKQIFSLLHSIDKIKNNEEKNDWEKCKAINRKKIKFLLIPASIFLLVALVYSGLVSKSKGIFNPGNTYYYLVIIILLGFAFAIYLSTVLGIIYTCRKINKYRIIKKYKEQICNNGTVNL; encoded by the exons atgaaaaaaaatttcaattccatcatttttattaaaatctttatctttacttttttattttggatAATTCgttataacaataatttg aaTAGCTGCAATGGGTTATTGGATGAGAAATATAAGTTAGATAGAGATTTATACTTAACAACTAATCGACAGTTAGCACATCATTCGGTGAATAGAAATTTTGATGGAAGATATAATAAAGTGCTAGATGAAGAACATATatctaaaaataaacaagacATATTATCACAAAAcaaagaattaaaagaaagtgaattaaaaagagaagaatGGCATAAAGTGAATAAAAGTAGTAATTCTTCGTTATCTAGTAGAGCAGATGTATTTtgtgaaaaacaaatattcaGCTTATTACATTCCATtgacaaaataaagaataacgAAGAAAAGAACGACTGGGAAAAGTGTAAAGCCATAAATAGAAAgaagataaaatttttattaattcctgcctctatatttttattggtAGCTTTAGTATATTCAGGATTAGTGTCTAAGTCAAAGGGAATATTTAATCCAGGAAATACGTATTATTATCTTgtgattataattttattaggtTTTGCATTCGCGATATACTTATCTACTGTATTAGGCATTATTTATACCtgtagaaaaattaataaatatagaattatcaaaaaatataaggaaCAAATTTGTAATAATGGTACggttaatttataa
- a CDS encoding uncharacterized protein (Plasmodium exported protein): MIIIFIRAFIFSCLIWIFKYSDESNICDKTRNNELNRNNILNIKYSRLLSSEIRASLEDKHKCLKEKIYDLKGKSTASFEKKPYALKQNNFFQEEDNESIYNDTYQEELNDFMPRKKPKKHGASNVKNNLKEKSPTLKHYNNIQNNKNIHKSLKKLYSEIDSSLDNISSSNKRNCIIKKNKINFSVKYDHKHPIRSAIFFFFTMMLTIPFFPLIPIFVLYFYTKEQQK, translated from the exons atgatcattatttttattagagcctttattttttcctgtcTAATATGGATATTCAAATATTCTGACGAG tcAAATATCTGCGATAAAACTCGGAACAACGAATTGAACAGaaataacatattaaatattaaatatagcaGATTGTTAAGCAGTGAAATAAGAGCATCGCTGGAAGATAAacataaatgtttaaaagaaaaaatatatgatttaaaaggaaaaagtactgcatcatttgaaaaaaaaccATATGCattaaagcaaaataacttttttcaAGAAGAAGATAATGAATCAATATACAATGATACGTATCAAGAAGAATTGAATGATTTTATGCCACGTAAAAAACCTAAAAAACATGGAGCTTCTAACgttaagaataatttaaaagaaaaatctcctacattaaaacattataataatattcagaacaataaaaacatacacaaatctttaaaaaagttatactCAGAGATTGATTCATCTTTAGACAACATCAGCTCAAGTAATAAACGTaattgtattattaaaaaaaataaaattaattttagtgTAAAATATGATCATAAACATCCAATAAGATCtgcgattttttttttctttactatGATGCTAACAATTccgttttttcctttaattccaatttttgttttgtatttttataccaaagaacaacaaaaataa